A genomic window from Yarrowia lipolytica chromosome 1D, complete sequence includes:
- a CDS encoding uncharacterized protein (Compare to YALI0D10769g, no similarity), translated as MFRKLAQSMGLANEPPEYVYFTYSSHKIQISFDPEDSKNEKDPKAGVTVGFLRERVRIFIQDDQRAKRQARIKAKEEKEEQERKAKLGKGKSRPPKKKKGKGETESASPEPEEVRSNQVDEVYAPVLLSQVILIHDGKKLLDNSKPLAACGVKTGDMITVLLKQEEYKPPPTVTANAPSAPPKEKLSPHQQIDKTLRDTEAELGPLIKKYIDESKTRTVGAVAPKEQHRRLCEMVLQRQFTLDDVETNGDPEIRALRKQAVNKMHQYHESLDEALARFEHGEEKKDVEEKKKEKQEEKKEEKKEETKQQPQNGGAKKGGKKGKGAKK; from the coding sequence ATGTTCAGAAAACTCGCACAATCAATGGGTCTAGCCAACGAACCCCCAGAGTACGTCTACTTTACGTATTCGTCGCACAAGATCCAAATCTCGTTTGACCCGGAGGACTCGAAAAATGAaaaggaccccaaggccGGCGTGACGGTGGGATTCTTGCGAGAACGAGTTCGAATTTTCATCCAGGACGACCAGAGAGCCAAGCGACAGGCGCGaatcaaggccaaggaggagaaggaggagcaggagcgaAAGGCCAAGCTGGGCAAGGGCAAAAGTCGACCTCctaagaagaagaagggcaagggTGAGACCGAGAGCGCCTCTCCCGAGCCTGAGGAGGTGCGATCCAACCAGGTGGATGAGGTGTATGCTCCTGTGCTTCTGTCCCAGGTCATTTTGATCCACGAcggcaagaagctgctggacaaCTCCAAGCCTCTGGCCGCCTGTGGCGTCAAGACCGGCGACATGATCACTgtgctgctcaagcaggaggaaTACAAGCCGCCTCCCACGGTGACGGCCAACGCCCCTTCTGCTCcccccaaggagaagctgtcTCCCCACCAGCAGATTGACAAGACTCTGAGAGACACCGAGGCCGAGCTTGGCCCGCTTATCAAGAAATACATTGACGAGTCCAAGACTCGAACCGTCGGCGCCGTGGCCCCCAAGGAGCAGCATCGACGGCTTTGTGAGATGGTCCTCCAGCGACAATTCACTCTGGACGACGTGGAGACCAACGGTGACCCCGAGATCCGAGCGCTGCGAAAGCAGGCCGTAAACAAGATGCACCAGTACCACGAGAGCCTAGACGAGGCGCTGGCGCGATTCGAGCACggcgaggagaagaaggacgttgaggagaagaagaaggagaagcaggaggaaaagaaggaagagaagaaggaggagactaagcagcagccccagAACGGAGgagccaagaagggcggaaagaagggcaagggcGCAAAGAAGTAA
- a CDS encoding uncharacterized protein (Compare to YALI0D10791g, similar to Saccharomyces cerevisiae GID8 (YMR135C); ancestral locus Anc_2.396, weakly similar to uniprot|Q10446 Schizosaccharomyces pombe Hypothetical protein C12B10.13 in chromosome I) — MPSIKKATQWDAALDAIPVSKADLNSIVMDYLIVEGYKDAARQLAEEADMDLTLSMESINHRHEIRTLIHSGDIEGAISHINEASPELLERNEDLHFDLLRLQLIEMIRDANDQNLSSENFPYKQILEFAASNLAQKATKNRLDDLEETMALLCFQPSELVPRLQALLDLKLRRSVAATVNEVLLKQQKFDGEAKIKGLYKLWGWAEHQCAKEKVNFRKLDESDLS; from the coding sequence ATGCCATCTATAAAGAAAGCGACGCAGTGGGACGCGGCTCTGGATGCCATTCCCGTCTCCAAGGCCGATCTCAACTCCATCGTCATGGATTACCTGATTGTGGAGGGCTACAAGGACGCAGCTCGACAGCTGGCAGAGGAGGCAGACATGGATCTGACGCTGTCGATGGAGAGCATCAATCACAGACACGAGATTCGAACCCTGATCCACAGTGGCGACATTGAAGGCGCCATTTCACACATCAACGAGGCGTCTCCAGAATTGCTAGAGCGCAATGAAGACCTCCATTTCGATCTGCTGCGTCTCCAGCTGATTGAAATGATCAGAGACGCCAATGACCAGAATCTGTCGTCCGAGAACTTCCCCTACAAGCAGATTCTGGAGTTTGCAGCGTCCAATCTCGCTCAAAAAGCCACAAAGAACAGACTCGATGATTTGGAAGAAACCATGGCACTGCTGTGTTTCCAGCCATCGGAACTGGTGCCCAGACTACAGGCGTTGCTGGATCTGAAACTGCGACGATCGGTAGCTGCTACAGTCAACGAGGTGCTGCTCAAACAACAAAAGTTTGACGGAGAGGCGAAAATCAAGGGCCTGTACAAATTGTGGGGCTGGGCTGAGCATCAGTGtgccaaggagaaggtcaaTTTCCGAAAATTGGACGAGAGCGACTTGTCCTAA
- a CDS encoding uncharacterized protein (Compare to YALI0D10813g, similar to uniprot|Q9P866 Candida albicans Phosphatidylinositol phospholipase C) produces MSNWLQDIRDDVNLAQLSLVGTHNSGCYHTALPSVQCQGASITDQLNNGVRFLDIRAGRPSLGGLGGLLGSSDPDDLQVIHGSFPARIPKAFPLEEALGEIYQWIESHPSETVILSLKGEGQTWEKDDFAELVWAKYLDKDQGRYYLGGEIPRLGDVRGKIVLFRRFAIGGQDLLNQSHGMGIDAHWWDYNTTDDDRGTFAVQDFSEIKEPADVEKKMGYVENMMKRSEQYNATANAQPKLFLNYTSGSNFWNPACWPAAVAKGFTDKLSTVVGKGSGVTIVDYAETDDWKFVKSVNGSNLDFKK; encoded by the coding sequence ATGTCCAACTGGCTGCAAGATATCCGAGACGACGTCAACCTCGCGCAATTGTCCCTCGTGGGCACCCACAACTCCGGCTGCTACCACACTGCTCTGCCGTCGGTGCAGTGCCAGGGCGCCTCCATCACCGACCAATTGAACAACGGAGTTCGATTCCTGGACATTCGAGCCGGCCGACCCTCGCTCGGCGGTCTTGGGGGGCTCCTTGGTTCCTCAGACCCCGATGATCTCCAGGTCATCCACGGCTCCTTCCCTGCCCGTATCCCCAAGGCCTTtcctctggaggaggctctgggcGAGATCTACCAGTGGATCGAGTCTCACCCCTCCGAGACGGTCATTCTGTCACTCAAGGGCGAGGGCCAGACCTGGGAGAAGGACGACTTTGCCGAGCTGGTCTGGGCAAAGTACCTGGACAAGGACCAGGGCCGATACTACCTCGGCGGTGAGATTCCCCGGCTCGGAGACGTGCGAGGCAAGATTGTGCTCTTCCGACGGTTCGCCATTGGTGGCCAGGACCTGTTGAACCAGTCCCACGGCATGGGTATCGACGCCCACTGGTGGGACTACAACaccaccgacgacgaccGAGGAACCTTTGCCGTCCAGGACTTTAGCGAAATCAAGGAGCCTGCCGACGTGGAAAAGAAGATGGGCTACGTGGAGAACATGATGAAGCGGTCCGAGCAGTACAACGCAACTGCCAATGCCCAGCCCAAGCTCTTCCTCAACTACACCTCGGGCTCCAACTTCTGGAACCCCGCCTGCTGGCCCGCTGCCGTGGCCAAGGGCTTCACCGACAAGCTGTCCACCGTTGTGGGCAAGGGCTCCGGTGTCACTATCGTTGACTACGCCGAGACTGACGACTGGAAGTTTGTCAAGTCCGTCAACGGTTCCAACCTGGACTTCAAGAAGTGA